ATAAAATGGGGACATTATGGCATAATGGAACAATTTATACAATGCGTAATGAAGGAGAAATAGTAGAAGCTATTTATGTAGATGGCGGAGTAATAAAAGCTATTGGTACTGTCTCTGAGTTAGAAAAAAGATTCGAAAATGATTATATACAAAAAGTTGATTTGAACAATCATGTGCTTTATCCAGGGTTTGTTGATAGTCACATGCATTTGATTGGGCATGGTGAGAAGCTATTAAGATTAGATTTATCAGAATATCGAACTTCACAGAAAATGAAAAAAGCGATAATGGAGAAGGTGTCCCATGCTAAAGAAGGAGAATGGATAATTGGAGAGGGATGGAATGAAAATTCTCTTCCAGACCGAAAAATTTTTCATCGTACAGAGTTGGATGAAATAGCACCAAATAACCCGATGATCTTAAAGAGAGTGTGTAGGCATGCTCTAATAGCTAATTCAAGGGCATTAGAGATTGCAGGTATAACGAGAGAAACAGCTGATCCAAATGGTGGAGCAATTGTTAGAGATGAGTTAGGTGAAGCAACAGGGTATCTGTTGGATCAAGCGCAAGAACTTGTTAAAAATGTGATACCACCGATAAGTATCCAGGAATTAAAACGTGCTTTAACCGTGTCAGTTAAGGATTTGCATAGGTTAGGATTAACTGGTGGACACACTGAGGACTTAAGCTATTATGGAGGATTTCGTAGAACTGCACAAAGCTTTATTGACGTTATAGATGGGGAAAATATTAAATTTAGAGCACATTTACTCGTGCACCATAGTGTAGTTGATGATTATCGAGCAGCTAATGATATTCGTAGTATGCAAAATGAATTCATTGAGTTTGGGGCAATGAAGATTTTCTCAGATGGAGCGTTGGGAGGTCGTACAGCTTTATTAAGTGAACCATATAGTGATGCACCTGAAACGTCTGGCCTTTCAATTCATTCCGTAGAAGCGTTGCATGAATTGTTCAAACAAGCTCGTCAGTATAAGATGAATGTTGCTGTTCATGCAATTGGTGATCTTGCTGCACAATATACGATTGAAGCAATGGAAAAGTTTCCTCCAGTAGCTGGTGGACGAGATCGTCTTATACACGGACAAATTATGAGAAAAGATCTAATTGATAGAGTGAAGTTACTTCCTGTCATATTTGATATTCAACCAACGTTCACCTCATCTGATTTTCCATGGGTTGTAGAAAGGTTAGGTAAAGAGAGAATGACTTACTCATACGCGTGGAAGACATTACTTAAGGAGGGCATTCACTGTGCTGGGGGTTCGGACGCTCCTATTGAAGAGGTTAACCCATTATTAGGTATTTTTGCAGCAGTCACTCGTGCTCATCCTGAAAGACCAGAGCTTACTTATGGTCAAGAACAATGTTTAACGATGTTTGAGGCGATTCAACTGTTTACAGCTGGAAGTGCTTATGCAATTGGTTTAGAAGAACAACGAGGCAAAATTGAAGTAGGCTTTGATGCTGATTTTACTGTGTTGAATAAAGATTTATTTCAGATTAAACATGAAGAAATTCTTGAAACAAAAGTTGAGCTAACAGTTGTTGATGGGACAATAATGTATCGTCGCGAAGAGTTATCTAACAAAGTTACCTAACTCAGCTATTGATGTTATGGAAACACCGTACTGTCTGTTTAGACGTACGGTGTTCGTAGTTATGAATCTCCCTCTATAAGAATGTACGCTGCACTTTATGCCAAAACGAATTATCCTTAAGTTTAATCGTTTTAATAATCGTATCATTTAATTCAATATCTATACGTTTAACGTTTTGAATACTTAGCGCTTCATTGTCTAAACCGATAACAGGATAATCATTGCCATCTTGAAGGATTTCTAATGTTAACTTGCGTTTTCCACTTAAAATAAATGAAGACCCAAGTGTTCGATAGCGATTATTATTTAATGAAGCAAGTTCGCTTACTTGAATACTTGGTAGCATCGGATCAACAACTGAACCATTTACTGATTTATTATATGCTGTACTTCCAGTAGGTGTAGATACAATTAATCCATCACCTCTAAAGGTTTCAAAGTGTAAATCATCGATATGAACCTCAAGTACAAACGTTTTAATAATGGAAGAGCGGACACTTAGTTCATTTAAACAATGGAATGAAGTTTCATTATCAATTGTAACGTTGATAGTAGGATATCGACGAATTTCGAATTGCTCATTCTTCATTGTTTCAATTAATTTATCTGTATCACTAATATCAAAATCACAATAAAAGTAATTTTTGTTATTGACAGAAATTCCTGCATATAAACAGTCTTGTCTGAATCCAGTCTTTCTTACTGCTTGTAAAAATGTATTATCACCACCAATGCTTGCGATAATATTTGCATCTGTTGATTTTTCAACAACTATAAAATCTTGTTCTGTCGCTAACTTTTTAAGTACATCTACTTTGCTATTATATTTATGTTTTTCATAATAAAAGAATATATTCTTACGATCTGGCATGAAAATCCTCCTTAAGTTGTAAGCTACAATAACATTAGAATTATTGACATTAGTGTATCAAAATTTGCGTAGAAAATCTGTAATCGCTTCAAAAACGTAAAGAATTGTTTTTTTATCTCTATATATGAAACAACTTTGTCCCTTATATCGTAGTAATATTGGAATTGAAAGGAGTTGTTAAAAGTGAGTAAAAAAAGGTGGTTGGCTTTAGGTGCAGCAATTATCTTGTTTTTAATGTCTACTGTTGCAGGAGTGTTTACTTCTCAAACAACAGATCAAATTAGGGGATTAGATAATAATTTATTTACATCAGAAGAAACGAATTTCTCAGAGAAGATTATTAAAAATGGAACTAATTTAGGTAAAATTGTCGTATTAGATGTAAATGGAGCGATAGTAGATTCAGGTGATGTTGAATCGATGTTCACCTCACCTCAGTATAACCATCGTCAATTTCTGAAAATGATTGAAAAAGCAGGTGAGGATGATTCGGTTAAAGGGGTTATCCTTCGGGTTAATTCACCAGGTGGAGGTGTTGCAGAAAGCGCAGAAATTCATCATAAGCTGACAACGTTTAAGGAGGAGCATAATAAGCCACTTTACGTATCAATGGGTTCAATTGCAGCATCTGGTGGATACTATATCGCGACTCCAGCTGATAAAATTTTTGCTAGTGCAGAAACGTTAACAGGTTCTTTAGGCGTAATTATGCAAGGGATGAACTATAGTGAATTAGCTGAAAAACTAGGTGTTGAAATTCAGACGGTTAAGAGTGGTCAATATAAAGATCTTTTATCACCATATCGTGAAATGAGTGAGCAAGAGAGAGAAATTTTACAATCAATGGTTAATAATTCGTATCAAGGTTTTGTTAATGTCATTGCAGAAGGAAGAGATCTGACCAAACAGGAAGTTAGAGAAATTGCTGATGGTCGAATTTATGATGGTAGACAAGCGTTAGAGCTTAACTTAATTGATCAGTACGGTTATTTTGATGACGTTGTTGATGCTATGAAAAATGACGAAGAGCTTGGTGATGTTAAAGTAGTACAATATACTGATGACTTTAGTTTTGGGTCTCTTTTTTCTGTTTCAGCTAATAAAATAATACGACAAAATACTGATCTTGAACTATTACAGTTGTTTACTCAACCGAATGCTCCTCGATTGATGTATTTGTATACTAAATAAAGGGGGATTTGAAATGGATATAACTATGGATGAAATGAATGAACAGCAAGCCCCTGTGACTGAAGATCTAAAGAACATGAGAAATATTTGGTATGCTGGTTTTTGGATTAGATTATTGGCGTATGGAATAGATTTAATTGTGATTAGTAGTATACATCGTTTAATAGTTTATCCGATTTTTAAGTTAGGTGGATGGTCTGTTGAGGAAGTTAGTGATTTTTCTGTTATTGCAATTGTAACAGCGATAGTTGGTTATACTTATCTTGTTTTGATGACAAAATGGTACCAACAAACGCTTGGAAAAATGATAGTTGGTTTAAAAGTTATTGATAAAGATGGTAATTCACCTTCATGGTTGACCGTTATTTTCCGAGAAGTCGTTGGTAAATTTATTTCAAAGACGGTCTGGTTTATTGGATTTATATGGATTGCTTTTTCAGGAAAAAAACAAGGCTGGCATGATAAGATCGCAGATACATTCGTAATTCATGAGAGAAAGTAAAAAGATGAAGTGGGTTGGAGAATTAACAGGGGAAAATTATAGGATGAGTACATTCTGATTTCAAATTCCTACTATGAAGAATATGCTATGTATGCGTACATTTAGTTGAATAATTTCCGGAATAAACCTATCAATATTAGCAGATAGGTTTATTTTTCATTGTTGGGGAAATGATGGATGAAGAAGGGGTGTGCATAATGTGGTGGGCATGGACAGCACTT
This Bacillus solimangrovi DNA region includes the following protein-coding sequences:
- a CDS encoding amidohydrolase, translated to MGTLWHNGTIYTMRNEGEIVEAIYVDGGVIKAIGTVSELEKRFENDYIQKVDLNNHVLYPGFVDSHMHLIGHGEKLLRLDLSEYRTSQKMKKAIMEKVSHAKEGEWIIGEGWNENSLPDRKIFHRTELDEIAPNNPMILKRVCRHALIANSRALEIAGITRETADPNGGAIVRDELGEATGYLLDQAQELVKNVIPPISIQELKRALTVSVKDLHRLGLTGGHTEDLSYYGGFRRTAQSFIDVIDGENIKFRAHLLVHHSVVDDYRAANDIRSMQNEFIEFGAMKIFSDGALGGRTALLSEPYSDAPETSGLSIHSVEALHELFKQARQYKMNVAVHAIGDLAAQYTIEAMEKFPPVAGGRDRLIHGQIMRKDLIDRVKLLPVIFDIQPTFTSSDFPWVVERLGKERMTYSYAWKTLLKEGIHCAGGSDAPIEEVNPLLGIFAAVTRAHPERPELTYGQEQCLTMFEAIQLFTAGSAYAIGLEEQRGKIEVGFDADFTVLNKDLFQIKHEEILETKVELTVVDGTIMYRREELSNKVT
- a CDS encoding NAD kinase; amino-acid sequence: MPDRKNIFFYYEKHKYNSKVDVLKKLATEQDFIVVEKSTDANIIASIGGDNTFLQAVRKTGFRQDCLYAGISVNNKNYFYCDFDISDTDKLIETMKNEQFEIRRYPTINVTIDNETSFHCLNELSVRSSIIKTFVLEVHIDDLHFETFRGDGLIVSTPTGSTAYNKSVNGSVVDPMLPSIQVSELASLNNNRYRTLGSSFILSGKRKLTLEILQDGNDYPVIGLDNEALSIQNVKRIDIELNDTIIKTIKLKDNSFWHKVQRTFL
- the sppA gene encoding signal peptide peptidase SppA, with product MSKKRWLALGAAIILFLMSTVAGVFTSQTTDQIRGLDNNLFTSEETNFSEKIIKNGTNLGKIVVLDVNGAIVDSGDVESMFTSPQYNHRQFLKMIEKAGEDDSVKGVILRVNSPGGGVAESAEIHHKLTTFKEEHNKPLYVSMGSIAASGGYYIATPADKIFASAETLTGSLGVIMQGMNYSELAEKLGVEIQTVKSGQYKDLLSPYREMSEQEREILQSMVNNSYQGFVNVIAEGRDLTKQEVREIADGRIYDGRQALELNLIDQYGYFDDVVDAMKNDEELGDVKVVQYTDDFSFGSLFSVSANKIIRQNTDLELLQLFTQPNAPRLMYLYTK
- a CDS encoding RDD family protein; translation: MDITMDEMNEQQAPVTEDLKNMRNIWYAGFWIRLLAYGIDLIVISSIHRLIVYPIFKLGGWSVEEVSDFSVIAIVTAIVGYTYLVLMTKWYQQTLGKMIVGLKVIDKDGNSPSWLTVIFREVVGKFISKTVWFIGFIWIAFSGKKQGWHDKIADTFVIHERK